DNA from Rubripirellula lacrimiformis:
TAACGTCGTTTCAGTACGCCGCCAGCACGGTTACCGGGAACGAATTCGCGGCCCTCATTTTGCCGCGGTTGAATACCATTCTGGCCTGGCATTTCGGCGAGAATCCGGCGAGACCCACTTGAGAGGCCGCACCGGATCGATGAACGTTGCGAGTCACGAACGACCTACGCTTCCTCGAAGATCATGCACGTATCATGAATACCTGGAATGAACGATGACCGGTAGCCGCCACAGTTGCGTCGGTATCGGTTTGATCCGTAGGGTCCACGGCGGGTGGTTGCATGAATGCCGGTGAGGTGTGGAGCGGGACTGCTCGTAATCGGCGCGGCCGGTAGTTGTACTTTTTGAGTGAGGGCTTGCATGGTGTGTTCTCCTTTTGTTGATTGACCATGCAAGCGGATGACGCTGCCTGGTCGCCCGTCGGGGGTGCAAGGGTTCCGCGACAGCGACCGGCCGAAGCCTAGCGTAGCGACGCGCTACAGGCCGGCCCTTGCCACCGCCGATGGCAAGGCGGGACGCTGCAAGGACAGTCAATCACGCGAAAGGGAACGCAACTCTGACGCATCAAAATGTGTTGACATACGCATGAGCGCGGTGGCAATGTCCGCTGCATGGAAAAGCAATTCGAATGCGATCAGTGCGGAGCATGCTGTCAGGGGCACTTAATCGTAGAGGTTTACGACATCGACGTCCTGCGCGAACCCAAACTGGAGAACGCAGATCAAAAATACGCACGCATCGATCCGAATTTGCCATTGGCCTACGAACTGGATCAGGAAGGCAACTGCCTGATCATTGCATGCGGGAGTGCATGCTCGTTCCTGAAAGAAAATTTCGATTGTGCAATCTATCCGACACGTCCCAATGTATGCGTTGCGATGCAAGCAGGTAGCGAACAGTGCCAGAGTGCGCGGCAATCCGCCGACCTTGACGCACTTCAGCCAGTTCAGGGTTGATCTGCACCATGACCAGTAGCGAGATTCAAGACCTAACCGATCAAGTCGTCAGGCTCACTGACGAAGTAAAGGTGCTACGTGAGAGCGTCGACGACCTGAAAACGGCACTCGAATGGGCGATCCGCAATGCTCGACTGACCATCGAGTTTGAAGACGCTGTCCAACCTTTCGCTGCGCCCCCTCCTCCCGTCGAACTTTTTGAGATTGGCGACGCTGTCACTTTCGAAATCGACGGAGAAGAATACTTCGGCGAAATTGTCGACCTGCACGACGGCGAGAACATCGCAATGATTCAGCTGATCGATTCACACACGATCATTCCCGTTAATCAGGATCATCTGACGCGGCTGGAGAACGATCCGCTCAGTCATCGCAATGACGAGCCAATTCTCGGCGACGAGCCAATTCTCGGCGACGAGCCAATTCGTGAAACGGGGCAATGGGAGGTCAACGACAGGAGGCCAGCGTCGCCGGGTGAACTGTTCTGACGAAATCGGATGAATGCCCCAATTGCAGCCAAAACTTGACTTCTCCCAAGAATTTGGGCATGTTGATCAAGGAGGAACTTAGACAATGAACATTGAAATCACCAAAACGACCGAGCAAGCGATCAAGCAGGCCCTCGCTACGGGGCAGTTTTCGACGGCGGAAGCATTTCTGGAAGCTGCCAGTCAGGACTTTGTCTTGAGGCACCCTTCAGCGACCGCGGACCAGCAATCTCAATCCGCATTCGAAGCCTTTGATGCGATTGGCGCGATCGGTTGCGTTAATGGCCCGGACGATCTCTCGACCAATCCTGAGCATATGGAAGGTTTCGGGCGGTGAAAGAAGGCCTTTGCGTGCTGTTCGATACGTCTGCGCTCGTCGCCATTCTCTCAGCGACCGACGTACATCACGCTGATTGCATCGCCGAACTTCGGAAGATGGTTGGTCCCCGCGTGACGACATGGCCTGTGATCACTGAAGCCCACTACTTACTTCGTCGAGAGCCGAAAGCACAGGAGAAGCTTCTGGATATTGTGTCGTCCAGAACGGTGCTGGCACATGCGTTGGACGCTTCGTTTTTGAATTGGATGAAACCCTTCGTGAACCGGTACCAAGATCAAGAAGTGCAGATCGCCGACGCATCGCTTGTCTGGCTAGCCGAAAAGCTAAAGACCAACGCCGTGTTTACCCTTGATCGCCGTGATTTTTCCACGTTTCAAATTCACAGAGGCTACGCCAGTGAAGCATTTGCGATCATTCCCGAATTGGGTTGACGCGACAGATGGCGTCGAGCCCGACGATTGGTTTCTCTGGTGGCTGAATGACGCCAAATTGCAACGCTTCCCAGGATGCAATTGAGAATGGCTCAGTGTTGCATTTACTGCCCGATCTCTCGATCTGGCCGAGGAAGTCACCAAAGCCAGCGGATTGCCCAGGAGCTGCAACGACATGCCCAGTTATCGGACGGTCTGAACACCGGTGTCGGCCGCCGGTTCCCGTCGGTCAGGTGGCGAAACGGGCTCTGCCCTAAGGAGCACGTCTAGTTTTAGTGGCTCCAGGCGTCTTGTCTCAGGTGAATTCGAAGCGACTGCCAATATTTGAGTCCTGGAACCTTTGTCCTTTCCAAAAAGATTACCTTGGTCTTCACCCATCGCGTGATTCCTTGCTGTGTTTAACCGTTAAACGTAGCGTTTCACGCGATGGCTTTTCAATTCACGAAGTTCCCGGTGAATAGTGCGGGCTGAAGCAAGTTTTCAAGAAGGTTTTGCCACCTATGTCGACGCAACCGACTTTGCGAGGAGAGTTCCGCAAGCCGCTTCGGTCGCGTTTGCTGCGACAACTGGCGACCTCAATTCAGGTCGGTTCGTGCGCCGTCAGTCGGGCATTCGAGTCGCAGTCAATTCACTGCCTGTATCTGCCCTCAAGACGGAGGCACAAAACATTCGGCCTCGCAATCGCAATCCTACCGATCTGCTTGCATACCGAAATCGTAACGAAGGTTCAGGGCACTCAACCAGAGTGGATGCACGTTGTTAAACCAGGCGACCCGTTCCGGCGGACGCGGCAGTCGCCGGGGCATCGGTTGGGAATGCGCCAATACTTGAAATGCCATCGTCAGTGCTCTACCCTCACTTCGGTTCCTGGGCAGCGTAGATTTACGTAGGTTCACCCTGTAAGATCAAATGCCGAACTTGTGCACACCTGTCAAAATGCTGTGAGCATGAGACGTATCAGCGTTGCCTTGCCTAGAGCGAACACTTTCGAGGGATCGATGATATCGCCGGTATCTGAATGGGACTCGTCAAGTGACTGTTAAAAAAACACGCTTTTTTATAAAAACCAAGCGGGGAGAATTTGGTCCGATAAATGCAAGGAAGCTTAAGGAGCTTGCAGATTCGGGAAAAATCGGAACCGCCACACTCATCCGAATCGATGACTCGCAGACGTTCGAACCTGCAAGTCTACTCCGGGGGTTATTTCAAGGCCCAAACTTGCAGAACGCTGGTCAAGAGAATGCCGGAGGGGATCCGAAATCTGGTGCACCTCAAAGTGTGTTGTCGGTGAATGAACTGTCTTCAATCTCGACAACACGAATCCGACAAATTCGTCGAACTACTTTTGGTTTGCGAAAAAGCGCATTTGCAATACTTGTATTTGCCGGGTTGATGCTCACTTATTTGTCGGTAGCTGCGTATTTCAGCACAGGAAACCGATCCGCCGCAGAAGTTGGTACAGACGCAAATTCCGAACAGGCACGTGACTCACGAGAGCGTGTGGAGCAATTCGATCAAGAAATAGCGGCATTGAAGGCGAGTGGTGGAGAACTCGTAGCGAAGAAATTTCAACTAGAAGCTGAACGCGATGAGCTTTTGGACAAGAGGGTGGAAAGCGCAAAACGAGGAGAGAAAATCCGAATCAAGATGACCAGAGCAGAGAAACTCGTCGAAGATGGGCTTTCTGTGAACTCACTACTTAAACCTGGACTGTACCTGTTTCGAGAGCAGAGGGTTGGCTTTCCGGAGGAAATTGAGGCACTCATAAAACGGTTCGATGAGACGGAAAACAAGCCTGCCGTTGATTCGTATCTAAATGAAGTTCAGGTTTCTAAAGAACGGCTTTTCTTTGATGCCAAGTACAACTCTCGGTTTCCGGTTTCCGAACCCGAATGGGTAGCAATCAAACGTGGCTTGAAAAAACCATTACTTTATGCAACGGGGCAGGACAACGTAATTGAGATTAACCAAAGCGATGGCACGCTCGAACTTCTCTGCCCAGGTGCTGGTCCGATCGGACGGATATCGATTGAGAAGTCCGGTACGCTTTCACTCGATCTCGTGAAAGTCGGAGCGGCTACCATTGGCATAAGTGAGAATGAGACATCTGGTCAATTTGAAGGCCTGACTTGGCATAGAAAACAGTTCGGTTCGGACGTTGCATTCTCGAACGGACGAATTCCGCAAGAAGTGGAAATCCAGTTGCTCGAGTTTTTTGACGAGAATTGCCTCGCTATAAAATTGCACACACGTTATCAAAAACCTGAAGATTCCTCGAGAACATATGTCCAATCAGATTTTTGGAAGGTGTATCCCTTGGGATTAAGCTCGTCGTCTCAGGCCGGGTCGGACGTCACTAATATTCCTAAGACACGTCGCATGGACTTCAGCCAATTCAAAAATCCGTCCATGCTCAAATCGCTGCTTTTGAAGGATTTTGACATCGTGCTTCGCAGCCCGGCGAAATCGTTGGCTTACCTCAATGGTTTCACTGCATGCTTCAACGATCCGAAGATATTGCAGTATGTGGAACCAGTCGTCGTAGATGATCTTCGGTCGATGCAAGATCCAACGATTCACGAAGGACTTGCCCGCCGCTTTGTGAAGGAATCCAATCTCATGGGCGACTCGCAACAGATCGCCCTCGGTCAAGTGCGTTCCTTACTACAAGGGTTATCGCAAATAGACAACGCGAACAGTGCTTCAGAATTGTCTCGAATCTTCGGCCGTCAAAATAGAACAGAGTCGAAGTTCGAAGACGTGAAGTACGAAGGAGCAGCAGATGCGTTCGTCATCTCACGTGCGTATAGCGAGCATCCGGCTGAGGTTTCGAAAGTAATTGATGGATTGAAGTCATTGGCTAGGGGAGAAGATGGAAACCGCGGCGCAATGATCGCCGCCGAACTAAAGGAACTTCAACGAGAATCCACTGCGTGGTCAACAGTCGATCCATCGACATTGGAAGTGATGCGAGAGGGCGTTCGTGATTTTCATAGGCTGATGAGCCAATGCGGCCAACTTGTCATCAGGTACCAGTACAAGTCAGACTCGTTCGATAACGGAAGCAAAGATATTTCCGCACTGCTAGCAGAAATCCGCCAGCGTTTTACGATTGAAAATTTTGCTGATTGTCCATCGGAATACAAAAACTTTGTCTTTGCCGTCCGTGCCTGGGCGGAGCGGAGTGAGAAGAGCTTTTACAGCTTGGTGAAGCCCGAGGTTCCAACTGGATCTTTAATTGGCTCGTTGTACGTGGACAGCGACTCAAATATGGTCGCTTATCATTTTCTTAAGTACAAAGAGATGCTTGCCGCAGGCGAGAACCACGGAGTAGCATTCGAACATTCCAGCGTGAGGTTCTCGCAATACAATGTCCCGCGGAGAAAACTAAAGTTTGCTTTGAGAGACGACGGAATGCTCTTGGAGGATATTTCATTTTTTGACGCTCCAGCCATTGAGAGGTAACCGTTCACGGCCCGGTGTAATGAACTAGGCAGCGGCAGTGGTGGACTGCGGTGAGGCTGGCAGGAGCGACGGCGCAACTTCACCAGCGAACTTGGCTCTCATCGATTCGATCAAGTACTCACAGGCGTTTCGGTTTTGCAGTCGGCATGTCTCGGAGATTGTCAAGATCCGTTCCAGATAGCGACTGCCCGATGTTCTCTGCGTTCCGAAGCTCAGTTTGCGTTAAATCACCGCGGGCCGCAGCGTCCGCTCCGCCGTATTGTCAGTCGGCTCGATTCCTTCGACCTTTTGGAAGGTCCACAGATGCTTTTTGCGAGGCAGCAGTTCATCACAGAAACCAATGAGCTTCTTGTTGCCGCTAAAGCTACCGCGCAGCAGATAGCTGTTGAACTGATCACGAATCGGACCAGCGCTTCGCTGAAAGCCTCGCCAGGTGATGTCGCCGGACTTGTATCGACGCCACTGCTCAAAAAGCAAACCTTGTTGCCGCATCAGATCGTGCCCCAACCGTTTCACTTGACCATCGGGCGAATCGATCAGCTTCTGAAGGTCGCGTTTCATATGAGCCCAACACCACTGAAGCCGCTTCCCGTCGAGGTACATCTTCGCTCGGTCGCAGTTGACGATAATTCCCGAGTAGTCGCCAACGAGCGACACAAGCGATTCCCGCGAGCGGTTGCCGAAAATGCCAAAGACAGCAAACATCGGAGCGACGGGGACCCACAGGTAAGCTTTCATCTGTTTCTGCTTGGTTGGCGATTCGTCGACGAAGAACTGGGGCTGCTTTTCCAGTTCGCTGCGAAGCTTTTCGTAGGGAGTAGCGATCGACTCGCTGACCAACTTCTGAAAGTTTACCGTCCATGCAGGACTGCAAGGGATGTTCAGCAGATCTCCCAGGAACATCGAAGTCCGACGTTTGCTTTGGCGAAAGCGTCCCATCAGCAGACCGGTGAAGGCAGCTAGGCGAGGTCCGCACTGCCCAGTCGGTACACCGGCAGGCAGGCTGGCCTGAGTGGTGATGCCGCAGCACCGACAATGGCCTCGGAAGAGTTGGTACTCATTGACAAGGGGCTCAATCGTCGGCAAGTCCCAGACTTGGTGTCGTTTCGGGTCAGTAGGGTCGGGCTCCAGATCGCCGCCACAGCGACGGCAGCCATCGGGATGACAGGGTGTGACGGTCGTGTATCGCCGACCGGAACCAGCTCTCGCAAGTGCCGCCTATGGCCTTTCTGTCCACCCTGCTTTCGCTTTTTTCCCGCCGAAGGCTTTCGCTTGGGCTTGGCGTGGGGATGTTCAGTGCTTGGTGGCAGCGAAGAATTCCGAGGCGTCAGCTTCTGAACTTGATCGGTCAGAGAATCCACCTGCTTGGTCAACCGATCCACCTGGTCAAGCAACGCCAAAACGAACGCTTTGACAGAGGGCGTCACTTCGGCTTCGAGTTCTGGCGGTCTTGCTCATGCCAGTATTGGGACCGAAAACGGTGATCCAAATCAAGATCGATTTGCAAAATCATTGCACCGACTCGTGAACGGTTACGTACTAGACTTGCCGCCTTTGCTGACGTCCTTCTGAACTCGTTTCAAAGCCTTTAGCTGCTCGGTCTGCGGCGTTCGCAATATGGTTTCGAGTCCTCCGCGAAAGTTAAAAAGTGGTAGGCCACTCGATTTTAGCCGTAATAACAATAAGTCTATTCGTCTAACTCAAACGTCGTGGTGAAGTCGCGGACAGCGGGATAGAACTCCGCAAAGTCTTCGGTAACTAAAACAGAGAAACGCTTTAGTTCAGGCTTCAACATTTTCGATTGAGCGAGGATCCCAAAACAGTTTTGCCAAAGAGAAAGCGAGATCGGTGGACTACTTTCCGAAAATTTAGCAACCAAAATCGGGACACATTTTGTCAAGTGGTCGTGGGGACGGATACTGTCTCGTCCACCTTGTCTCGGATCAGACGTTGCTTAATCGCCATGCCCTTAGCTGACTGTTTGCAGCGCTCGACATCGTCGAAGATCTCCTCGACCTTGTCTTGCAAGTCGCGAGATATGCCGAACGCTTCGGCTTCTTGCGCAAGTGTAGATTCAAAGCCGTGGTAGAGTCCGAAAATGCGATCAGCTGGAACACTGTCACCACCAGCCCAACGTTGCAGTCGGAGGATCTCCGCCATTGAGCGTGAAAGCACGGGATGCATGTCGGGTTGCATTGAGAGTTTTCCCTAGTTCAATCGAATAACGTCACCGATCAGCCGGTCGCGGCGGTTGATCATCCATTTGCAAACGCCCGGCTACCGCGACGCGGATGCATCGGATGGTTCCCAACGGAACCTATTCTCTCTGCTGCTGAGAATCAGGACAAGATACAACCGGCCCTCTTTGCTGGCGATTGAAGGCCGATCAATCCCGGTTTCGATTGCCATTCCTTTTTACGTCGTATAAAGTGGGTTATACGACGCAAGTGAACGCGGGAACACCGCCGATTCTTCTCTGTAGTCGCGAAACGCAACGGTCCATTGCCCTCCAAGAACCACGTGAGTTCCTGCGATACCGGACGAAGTTGGGATCGTTCGACGTGACCGAAGCCCCCTACTCCGACGCAAACGGATGCTTGATCTGCCGCAAATCCTGCATTTCAATGCGGTGCTGCCCCCCCCGGGCGTGTCGAATCGCTATCCTGACAACGCCCATGGCGTGGACGACGTGTCAGTAATCAGTGCCCCGATCACTTTCCGGAGCCCGCCATGGGTTTTGAATTGAACGGTCACTGAATTTCCGCTTGCTTGGTTCAGTGTTTTGCGGCAGTGTCGTCACCCATGACCGGGCGACAATTATCTTTAGACTTTGAAGCATGCACGGCAAACGAAGCGGTGTCGGGCTTCCGTTGCCTATCGGCTGACGCTAAGGCGGTCGTTCTCTCCAAGCACGACTTCATGGCTCGTACGCGAGATCTCTGGAACCTGATCGAAGGCTGGCTGCTTGATGAGATCCCCGCTACCGAATTCGAGGCCCACCGACTCGGCATCCACGACGCTATCCAGCCAGAATGGACCGGATCATTCTCGGATGCGGAACTCGTGAGTGCTTTGACAGCCGAATGGGAACTGGCTGCCGGAGTCGCCATCGCGGCCGATGAAGCCGCGTTGTTGATGTTGGAGCATGGGCATGCCCACGATGCCCCTGCACTGGTTCGTGCGTATTACCTGGCAGTCGCACTCAACACCCTCGGGTACGACCTTGAGCACTACTTGCCGGGAATGCCTGTCCATGCTCTTGGGCGTTAACACGACGACACGCTTCGTCGCCTGATCGTATTTCTTTGCAATCGCAATAACGATTCCCCCCTACTCGCAATGAATCGCCATGCTGCCAAAGCGGATCTACGACGATCTGCAATTACGGGGATGCGATTCTGCGGAAATACGACAACCCGCGAACCCGACTACGCGCAAATACGGCGATGTTGATTCACGATTACGAGCACTTCAGAGGCATCGTGTTTGCGATTTGGCGTAGATCCGATTAGCCGCGCATCTGTGGTTCCGGTGAATCGTGTTGTCGTGTTTGCTGAAGCACGTCGTTCCAGCCGGCGCCAACCGTCGGCGGAAAGTGGTCGTGGACCGGCAAACCGCAGTTCTGCAGTGCTCTCCGGACCTGAAATGCAAGTTTCCGTCCTCCTTCATCGTTATCGAAGGCTAACAGGATCCTGGAATTGTTCGGCATCTTGGCCGCTGCGTGGCGCAAGCACTCGGATTGCATCTCGCTCGTTTGACCGGCTGTGCTAAAGAAACGCTTACCGTCGACGCCCTCAAGCGTCGCTACACTAAACATGTCGACGGCGGTTTCGCAGACGATCATCGTGCGGTCGTCACTTTGGGGACGTGAGCAGGCAAGCGCCTTCACGCCGCCGGGGCTGAAACCCGTGAACGTGGTTCGCTCCCGGTTGCCGTTTTCGAGCTCAAAGCCGCACAGGCCGGAGCGATTGAAGTGAGGAACGACCATGTTGCCTCGCGAATCGATACGGATACGGTCGCGAAATGCCGGATGTAATTGAACCTCTTCACTGATTCCACGAATGTCGGTCAGATAGGGATGCCCTGACTTGATCGGCTTCGCACGCATCCATGCAGATAAGACGGCGGCGGCATCATGCCGTGACGGTTGAATTTCAAATGGCAACGTGGAGGAGGGGGCTCGCACCGCTGGCAACCCATCGTAGGCTCGCAGCGTTTTGCGGACGTCGCCAAGGGTGCCGCCATCAAGAGCCTGAACAAGATCGATGATCGTGCCAGAGTCCGCTCCCAAAGCGTTGAAGTAGAAAAACTGGCCGGTTGGCGCCTTGCCTATGATCAGCTTGTCGCCGCGCGGATGACGAACGACCACGCTGTGCCGACTGGATTTCTTGCGATCGACCACGAATCCACGAGAGACGGCGTAGTCATGCAAGTTCAAGCGTTTGAATTGTTCGAGTTCATCGTTTCGCGTGTCCATGAATCGACAGTAGCGCTGACTTGGGCGACTTTTCAAGCGGTAAGCGGAAGTTGTCCACGTCTTCATGCGTGCCGCGCTGCTGTGATTGCGACGACACGATGAAACGACAATTCGCATCGCTGTGAATTAGACCGGGACACGAATGCCCCGGTCATTGTGGCTACCACCATGCTTGGTAGAAAACGGTGTAACCCTCCGCGATGGCTCGTCTTGCTTTATCCAAGAAGTCGAAATCGTCGTCCAGTTCGGTTCCGTCGGAAGTACCGAAGAAGAAGCCTTGCGTTTGAGGCAAGCTGCCCGCCTTCATGGTGAGTTCCAAACGGTCCAAGTCATCCAGATCGAGAACGACCGGTACACAGTTAAAATCCTGCTGGCCACCTTTGTCGTAGTAAAGATGTTGCATCCACCCGTGAAGATCGGGGTGTTTTCGCCAGCAGTGGATCTGCGTGGCCGAACCGACCTTAAAGTCGACCGGTTGTTTGATTGTCTCGGTGGTGAAGTTTGCGTACATATCGAGTCCCATGATGTGCTCCTTTCGTTGAGTTGCGTGGAAGGACGCGGATCAACAAGCGGCGGGCAAAGCCGAAGCAGTCATGCCCAACACGGTTTCGCGCTAGCGAAAGTGGTGCGGGCAGGGCGTTGACGGCAAGGCGACCGACGCAAGATCGCGGGAAACCTTCCTACGACAACTCA
Protein-coding regions in this window:
- a CDS encoding phosphoglycerate kinase, with product MGLDMYANFTTETIKQPVDFKVGSATQIHCWRKHPDLHGWMQHLYYDKGGQQDFNCVPVVLDLDDLDRLELTMKAGSLPQTQGFFFGTSDGTELDDDFDFLDKARRAIAEGYTVFYQAWW
- a CDS encoding type II toxin-antitoxin system VapC family toxin; its protein translation is MLFDTSALVAILSATDVHHADCIAELRKMVGPRVTTWPVITEAHYLLRREPKAQEKLLDIVSSRTVLAHALDASFLNWMKPFVNRYQDQEVQIADASLVWLAEKLKTNAVFTLDRRDFSTFQIHRGYASEAFAIIPELG
- a CDS encoding DUF3991 and TOPRIM domain-containing protein yields the protein MDTRNDELEQFKRLNLHDYAVSRGFVVDRKKSSRHSVVVRHPRGDKLIIGKAPTGQFFYFNALGADSGTIIDLVQALDGGTLGDVRKTLRAYDGLPAVRAPSSTLPFEIQPSRHDAAAVLSAWMRAKPIKSGHPYLTDIRGISEEVQLHPAFRDRIRIDSRGNMVVPHFNRSGLCGFELENGNRERTTFTGFSPGGVKALACSRPQSDDRTMIVCETAVDMFSVATLEGVDGKRFFSTAGQTSEMQSECLRHAAAKMPNNSRILLAFDNDEGGRKLAFQVRRALQNCGLPVHDHFPPTVGAGWNDVLQQTRQHDSPEPQMRG
- a CDS encoding YkgJ family cysteine cluster protein; this translates as MEKQFECDQCGACCQGHLIVEVYDIDVLREPKLENADQKYARIDPNLPLAYELDQEGNCLIIACGSACSFLKENFDCAIYPTRPNVCVAMQAGSEQCQSARQSADLDALQPVQG